The following are encoded together in the Pirellulales bacterium genome:
- a CDS encoding sugar phosphate isomerase/epimerase yields MGRPVTLFTGQWADLPLETMARKAGEFGYDGLELACWGDHFEVDKAQADSGYCRRRRELLEKHDLQLFAISSHLVGQAVCDHIDSRHKAILPPHVWGDGNPEAVNRRAAEEMKNTARAAQKLGVSVVNGFTGSSIWHLLYSFPPTPPAMIDEGFKQFAQRWNPILDAFAECGVRFALEVHPTEIAFDIYSAERALEAIGHREEFGFNFDPSHLVWQGVDPVEFIRAFPDRIYHMHVKDAITLLNGRSGILGSHLNFGDPRRGWEFRSPGRGAVNFEEIIRALNQTGYNGPLSVEWEDSGMDREHGAREACEFVKKLDFTPSDVQFDAAFEKK; encoded by the coding sequence ATGGGACGTCCTGTCACGCTGTTTACCGGTCAATGGGCCGATTTGCCGTTGGAAACCATGGCCCGCAAAGCGGGCGAGTTTGGTTATGACGGATTGGAGCTGGCCTGCTGGGGCGATCATTTCGAAGTCGACAAGGCGCAGGCCGATTCCGGGTATTGCAGACGCAGGCGCGAGCTGCTGGAAAAACATGACTTGCAATTGTTCGCGATTAGTTCGCATTTGGTGGGGCAGGCCGTGTGCGACCACATCGATTCGCGGCACAAAGCCATTTTGCCGCCGCATGTGTGGGGCGATGGAAACCCGGAAGCAGTAAACCGCCGGGCGGCGGAGGAAATGAAAAACACCGCCCGGGCCGCGCAAAAATTGGGCGTGAGCGTGGTGAACGGATTTACGGGCTCGTCGATTTGGCATTTGTTGTATTCGTTTCCGCCGACGCCGCCGGCGATGATCGACGAGGGCTTCAAGCAGTTTGCGCAGCGGTGGAATCCGATTTTGGATGCGTTTGCCGAATGCGGCGTGCGATTCGCGCTGGAAGTGCATCCCACCGAAATCGCGTTTGACATTTACAGCGCGGAGCGGGCGCTGGAAGCGATTGGACACCGTGAGGAATTCGGCTTCAATTTCGATCCCAGTCATTTAGTGTGGCAGGGGGTGGACCCGGTGGAATTTATTCGGGCGTTTCCGGATCGGATTTACCACATGCACGTGAAAGACGCGATTACGCTGCTCAACGGCCGCAGCGGAATTCTCGGCAGCCATTTGAACTTCGGCGATCCGCGGCGGGGATGGGAATTCCGCTCGCCGGGGCGCGGCGCCGTGAATTTTGAAGAAATCATTCGGGCGCTCAATCAGACGGGTTACAACGGGCCGCTTTCGGTCGAGTGGGAAGACAGCGGCATGGACCGCGAACACGGGGCCCGCGAGGCGTGCGAGTTTGTGAAAAAGCTGGATTTTACGCCGAGCGATGTGCAATTCGACGCGGCGTTTGAGAAGAAATAG
- the ppk2 gene encoding polyphosphate kinase 2, translating into MKTKKKKKHKHDELFGNGHANGAAAELPGDIRAKRHKVDNEEYEEELARLQIELVKLQEWVKHEGLKVVVLFEGRDAAGKGGVIKRITESMNPRICRVVALGRPTERERTSWYFQRYVPYLPSAGEIVLFDRSWYNRAGVEHVMGFCSDLEYQEFMRSCPEFENMLIRSGIILIKYWFSVSDAEQERRFQKRMNDPTRSWKLSPMDLESRSKWVEYSMAKDAMFKFTDTKQSPWYVVKADSKKCARLNCITHFLKLIPYQDLTPTPPELPPRPAAPNYIRPPIENQTFVPELW; encoded by the coding sequence ATGAAGACCAAAAAGAAGAAGAAACACAAGCACGACGAACTTTTCGGCAACGGCCACGCCAACGGCGCCGCGGCGGAATTGCCGGGCGACATCCGCGCCAAGCGGCACAAAGTCGACAACGAGGAATACGAAGAGGAACTGGCCCGGCTGCAAATTGAGCTGGTTAAACTACAGGAATGGGTCAAGCACGAGGGACTGAAGGTGGTGGTGCTGTTTGAAGGGCGCGACGCGGCCGGCAAAGGGGGCGTCATTAAACGCATTACCGAGAGCATGAATCCCCGCATCTGCCGCGTGGTCGCCCTGGGCCGCCCCACGGAACGGGAACGGACCAGTTGGTATTTCCAGCGCTATGTGCCATACTTGCCTTCGGCGGGGGAAATTGTGCTGTTCGACCGGAGTTGGTACAACCGCGCGGGCGTGGAGCACGTGATGGGCTTTTGCAGCGATCTGGAATATCAGGAATTCATGCGCAGTTGCCCCGAGTTCGAAAACATGCTGATTCGCTCGGGCATTATTCTGATTAAGTATTGGTTTTCGGTCAGCGACGCCGAACAGGAGCGGCGGTTCCAAAAACGGATGAACGACCCCACGCGCAGCTGGAAGCTGAGCCCGATGGATTTGGAATCGCGCTCGAAATGGGTGGAATACTCGATGGCCAAAGACGCGATGTTCAAATTCACGGACACGAAGCAAAGCCCGTGGTATGTGGTGAAGGCCGATTCGAAAAAATGCGCGCGGCTGAACTGCATCACGCATTTTTTGAAGCTGATTCCGTACCAAGATTTGACGCCGACGCCGCCGGAATTGCCGCCGCGGCCGGCTGCGCCGAATTACATTCGCCCGCCGATCGAAAACCAAACTTTCGTGCCGGAACTGTGGTAA